One region of Armigeres subalbatus isolate Guangzhou_Male chromosome 3, GZ_Asu_2, whole genome shotgun sequence genomic DNA includes:
- the LOC134223134 gene encoding uncharacterized protein K02A2.6-like, with the protein MKQEENEPFHEFIFRLQDQAKRSDFMDPDDMVIDQVVEGCKSTELRKKLLTEELTLNDVMTLGKTIEEVQKQSKQYDKPSVSTFERTLVQRVVDQRPDNRQNPETNRRCYNCNRPGHLAKDIGKCAAKDAKCHGCGTKGHFKACCRRRKRDESQQPSGPAPKRRSVNAILDEKATTKGVFTIEDVNQLNEVLKLEIGGVKMDMLVDSGSPANIMNSKSYEWLKQQGAKLLNERTPRDDETCLTSFATDRKIFFSDAFESEVKVPGDETGVWAHILVAPDGQTTAFALGVLNIGYNINHVSNLSEGPETFPKVLNVTLKIQIDANIAPVVQVARRLPVSMEADVEEAIRGLLEKDIIERAQGPLSWVSPLVPIRKADGKIRLCVDMRAANRAVKRENYPMPNIDAAITSITKVTKLSKIDLEAAYYHFELDEDSRDITTFVARSGVYRFRRLMFGIKSAPELFQREMENLFRGIEGVIVYMDDVLIHGATDEEHDEALKRVLQILKDRNMKINDQKSIYSVTEVEFLGHCVSKDGIRPTDERIKAILSLQAPSSVTELRSLLGLVNFVGRFVPNLSGLTHHMRQLLIKDCFFQWMEVHDKELDMIG; encoded by the exons ATGAAGCAGGAAGAAAACGAACCATTTCATGAGTTCATATTCAGGCTACAGGATCAAGCGAAACGTAGTGATTTCATGGACCCGGACGATATGGTAATTGATCAAGTAGTAGAGGGTTGTAAATCAACTGAGTTGCGTAAGAAACTGTTGACCGAAGAGTTAACCCTTAATGATGTCATGACACTCGGGAAGACAATTGAGGAGGTACAAAAACAATCCAAACAGTATGACAAACCCTCTGTGTCTACTTTTGAGAGAACTTTGGTGCAACGCGTCGTAGATCAACGACCGGACaatcgacagaatcctgaaaccAACAGACGGTGCTATAACTGCAATCGTCCTGGACACCTGGCCAAGGATATAGGAAAATGTGCAGCGAAGGATGCCAAATGCCACGGCTGCGGAACGAAAGGGCATTTCAAGGCATGCTGCCGACGAAGAAAGCGAGACGAATCTCAGCAACCATCAGGACCAGCACCGAAACGTCGTTCCGTTAATGCTATACTCGACGAAAAGGCTACCACAAAAGGAGTATTTACAATCGAGGACGTAAACCAGCTGAACGAAGTATTGAAACTGGAGATTGGCGGAGTTAAGATGGACATGTTGGTGGACTCGGGTTCACCAGCCAACATCATGAACAGCAAGAGCTACGAGTGGCTGAAACAACAAGGAGCAAAACTGCTGAACGAGCGGACCCCTCGGGATGATGAGACATGCCTGACATCTTTTGCTACAGATAGGAAAATATTCTTCAGTGACGCATTCGAATCAGAAGTTAAAGTACCAGGAGATGAAACCGGCGTTTGGGCACACATCTTGGTTGCACCAGACGGGCAAACTACAGCATTCGCGTTAGGGGTGTTGAATATCGGTTACAATATTAACCACGTATCCAATCTATCTGAAGGTCCAGAAACATTCCCTAAAGTTCTCAACGTGACGTTGAAAATCCAAATCGATGCGAATATCGCTCCTGTTGTTCAAGTCGCTAGGCGACTACCAGTTTCCATGGAAGCAGATGTCGAAGAAGCAATCCGTGGCTTATTGGAGAAGGACATCATAGAACGTGCACAAGGACCGTTGAGCTGGGTTTCGCCTCTGGTACCGATTCGGAAGGCGGATGGAAAAATTCGGTTGTGTGTCGACATGCGGGCAGCAAACCGTGCTGTAAAACGCGAGAATTATCCGATGCCCAACATTGACGCAGCAATAACATCGATCACGAAG gttacaaaattgtcaaaaattgaCCTAGAGGCAGCTTACTATCATTTCGAGCTAGATGAAGACAGCCGCGATATAACCACTTTTGTAGCTCGCAGTGGGGTCTATAGGTTCCGCAGATTAATGTTTGGCATTAAATCGGCTCCGGAGTTGTTCCAGAGAGAGATGGAGAACCTGTTTAGAGGAATAGAGGGTGTTATCGTGTACATGGACGATGTGTTGATTCACGGGGCCACAGACGAAGAGCATGACGAGGCATTGAAACGTGTACTGCAAATTTTAAAAGACAGGAATATGAAAATTAACGATCAAAAATCGATTTATTCCGTAACTGAGGTCGAGTTCCTAGGACACTGCGTTTCGAAAGACGGAATTCGTCCCACCGACGAAAGGATCAAAGCGATTCTCTCTTTACAAGCTCCATCGTCAGTAACCGAACTAAGATCTCTCCTGGGACTCGTAAATTTTGTCGGAAGATTCGTTCCCAATCTTTCCGGACTAACACATCATATGAGACAGCTGTTAATCAAGGACTGTTTCTTCCAGTGGATGGAAGTCCACGACAAAGAATTGGACATGATTGGTTGA
- the LOC134227392 gene encoding rab-like protein 6 yields the protein MFSVFKKLAPKSDGSAGASNVPGSVGQQMSDSLKKKFSRGVQYNMKVIIKGDRNVGKSCLLERLQGKAFLEQYNPTDQIQVASIQWSFKATDDIVKVEVWDVVDRGKSKQKTGGLKLNTDAQTKEDIPVLDAEFLDVYKGTHCVIMMMDITKAWTFDYVGRELPKVPGEIPVLLLGNHCDMGHHRVISKDQIQGFIEDASHNRSAEIVYGDSSMRNGFGLRLLHKFFGIPFLYLQKSALEASLKKNVQDADICRLEISEFLKSDESDYTNFLENLISRKKTQPTSAPSTPMEQFPRPTKSIILGGGHPIIVPDKNSHLAVASTSAVNTAKISSPVGIKVSASPAQQSPTIEAVRIPKSATIGSIPVEGSSSGFVASGTAGSLLSSPGSKISNVDEFCPDGGVLDKSFLDDAMDGPAGLQEHNPVQESDSDDENHHNPLVSRFDDEFVGDGADQSVEPTIKPGTVLDIPRKMNPLRQDLTPSPNPVAVDRTFSLSSIELEIDRVDTANADAGSLNGSESWSLDTKERRSPEGGEDVGSNVSVTCSKGSSSGKKSKEKDKERSSRHKKSKKSSREKDESREERRRTKHKSHVDDFVQEMKTSVDYCEEAYEAI from the exons ATGTTTTCCGTATTCAAAAAGCTGGCCCCGAAGAGCGATGGCTCTGCTGGGGCCTCGAACGTGCCAGGATCCGTCGGCCAGCAGATGTCCGATTCGCTGAAGAAGAAATTCTCCCGCGGGGTGCAGTACAATA TGAAAGTGATCATCAAGGGTGATCGAAATGTGGGGAAATCCTGCCTTTTGGAACGACTTCAGGGAAAGGCCTTCCTCGAGCAGTACAATCCAACCGATCAAATCCAGGTAGCATCGATTCAGTGGTCCTTCAAGGCAACGGATGACATTGTGAAAGTTGAAGTTTGGGATGTAGTTGACCGAGGAAAATCCAAACAGAAGACCGGAGGTCTGAAGCTGAATACGGACGCACAGACAAAGGAAGACATACCCGTGCTCGACGCTGAATTTTTGGACGTTTACAAAGGCACGCATTGTGTCATCATGATGATGGACATTACCAAGGCGTGGACGTTCGATTATGTGGGCAGGGAGTTGCCAAAAGTTCCGGGGGAGATCCCAGTGTTGCTGCTGGGAAACCATTGCGATATGGGCCACCATCGGGTCATCAGCAAAGATCAAATTCAAGGATTCATCGAAGATGCCAGCCATAATCGGTCAGCCGAAATTGTGTATGGCGATAGTTCTATGAGGAATGGGTTTGGACTGCGTTTACTGCACAAGTTCTTTGGTATACCATTCCTTTACCTGCAAAAAAGTGCTCTCGAGGCTTCACTCAAGAAGAACGTACAAGATGCGGATATTTGCCGATTGGAAATAAGCGAGTTTCTG AAATCTGACGAATCGGATTACACAAACTTCTTGGAGAATCTGATCAGTCGTAAGAAGACACAACCCACTTCGGCTCCGTCCACTCCCATGGAGCAATTTCCCCGTCCGACAAAGAGCATCATCCTGGGTGGCGGTCATCCGATAATTGTTCCAGACAAAAACAGTCACCTGGCGGTTGCTTCAACCTCCGCAGTCAACACTGCCAAGATTTCCTCTCCGGTAGGCATCAAGGTTTCTGCTTCCCCTGCTCAGCAATCACCAACTATCGAAGCTGTACGGATACCGAAAAGtgctacaattggatcaattccTGTGGAAGGAAGCAGCAGTGGTTTCGTAGCTAGCGGCACTGCCGGAAGCTTGTTAAGTTCTCCTGGCAGCAAAATCAGTAATGTGGATGAATTCTGTCCGGATGGAGGCGTTTTAGATAAATCCTTCCTAGACGATGCAATGGACGGTCCAGCTGGACTACAAGAGCACAATCCTGTACAAGAATCCGACAGCGATGACGAGAACCACCACAATCCACTCGTTTCGCGTTTTGACGACGAATTCGTCGGAGATGGTGCTGATCAATCGGTTGAACCTACCATTAAACCAGGTACGGTGCTGGATATACCGCGCAAAATGAACCCCCTTCGCCAAGATCTGACACCTTCTCCCAATCCGGTGGCTGTCGATCGGACATTTTCGCTGTCCAGCATTGAGTTGGAGATCGATCGAGTTGATACGGCGAATGCCGATGCTGGGTCGCTTAACGGTAGCGAGAGTTGGTCACTCGACACGAAGGAACGACGATCACCGGAAGGTGGAGAAGACGTTGGATCCAACGTGTCGGTTACCTGCTCCAAGGGTAGCAGTAGTGGAAAAAAG AGTAAAGAAAAAGATAAGGAACGCAGCAGCAGGcacaaaaaatcgaagaaatccAGCAGGGAGAAGGACGAATCGCGGGAGGAGCGACGGCGTACCAAACACAAAAGCCACGTTGACGATTTTGTGCAGGAGATGAAAACAAGTGTCGACTATTGCGAGGAAGCGTATGAAGCGATTTGA